A single window of Rhodamnia argentea isolate NSW1041297 chromosome 5, ASM2092103v1, whole genome shotgun sequence DNA harbors:
- the LOC125315069 gene encoding serine carboxypeptidase-like 45, which yields MLYVESPISVGFSYSTTTVDYADWKDADTARENIQLLLGWFKEYPKYRDSDFYIAGESYAGHYVPELAALVLDHNKQPHGNPIKLRGIALGNPLLDFQISIDGATLLWSHGVISGETLKLKEMACNDSRYLMERIHHKISMECAEVFEKQVEEMGNFPDPGDVLKPYCFSGTAATMQSPSSSAWDAYHAKLARRMVLTDPCLRDSIFSYLNKPRVQKALHANTTKLLIWEPRILFLNVVSCGTRQASFLSENEWAAEIVTSGQT from the exons ATGCTGTACGTGGAATCCCCCATCTCGGTTGGGTTTTCATACTCGACTACGACCGTGGACTATGCCGATTGGAAAGATGCAGACACCG CCAGAGAAAACATACAGCTCCTTCTCGGTTGGTTCAAAGAATATCCAAAATATAGAGACTCCGATTTCTATATAGCGGGGGAGAGCTATGCTG GCCACTATGTGCCGGAGCTTGCGGCTCTGGTGCTGGATCACAATAAGCAGCCCCATGGGAATCCGATCAAGCTTAGGGGGATAGCA CTCGGCAACCCACTTCTGGATTTTCAGATTAGTATAGACGGTGCCACATTGTTGTGGTCCCACGGCGTCATTTCGGGCGAGACATTGAAGCTGAAGGAGATGGCGTGCAACGACTCCAGATACTTGATGGAACGAATCCACCACAAAATTTCCATGGAATGCGCGGAGGTGTTTGAGAAGCAGGTGGAGGAAATGGGGAATTTTCCCGATCCAGGTGATGTGCTCAAACCTTATTGCTTCTCCGGGACCGCCGCGACGATGCAATCGCCTTCAAGTAGCGCGTGGGATGCGTACCACGCCAAA CTAGCTCGAAGGATGGTTCTTACTGATCCGTGCCTCCGGGATTCGATATTTTCGTACCTCAATAAACCTCGAGTGCAGAAAGCGCTCCACGCCAATACGACAAAGCTATTGATC TGGGAACCACGCATTCTGTTCCTAAATGTGGTTTCATGTGGCACGCGGCAGGCGTCGTTCTTATCAGAAAATGAATGGGCGGCTGAGATCGTGACAAGTGGCCAAACTTGA
- the LOC115731368 gene encoding serine carboxypeptidase-like 45, which produces MMLWYFFVIVNSVIPLFSSCTSTAELITKLPGQPDGVSFKQHSGYIATDSRLGHALFYYFVEADASDPLSYPLTLWLAGGPGCSSLGQGAFKEHGPFRPARDGGLMKNEFSWNKVSNMLYVESPISVGFSYSNTTVDYADWKDADTARENMQFLLGWFKEYPKYRDSDFYIAGESYAGHYVPPFAALVVDHNKHSHANPIKLRGIALGNPFLDNHISVDSANFLWSHGVISDETFKLKKTVCNDTRYWTEVFHDKLSKECAMVSAKQAEEMGNFTDPFDVLGPYCFSGTTAVRSAPRSSWDAYHAKLPSRMALADPCLEDYIVSYLNNPRVQVALHANRTKLPSVWDICSSPFNLRDTGIGDNIIPVLSALIKEHLRVLLFSGDQDSRIPLTQTRTIANLIARDLKFSSFGGYAPWYDRMQVGGWTQSFGRSRKGKIATRLTFATVRGGAHEVPYSSPSQALTLFKAFLEGSSPPKVPFKN; this is translated from the exons ATGATGCTTTGGTACTTCTTTGTGATTGTCAATAGTGTCATTCCTTTGTTCTCCTCCTGCACATCCACTGCCGAGCTCATCACGAAGCTCCCTGGTCAGCCGGATGGCGTTTCTTTCAAGCAGCACTCGGGTTACATCGCTACGGATTCCCGACTTGGCCATGCTCTGTTCTATTACTTCGTGGAAGCTGATGCTAGCGACCCGCTGTCTTACCCTCTAACCTTGTGGCTCGCCGGCG GCCCCGGCTGCTCTTCTCTGGGGCAAGGTGCATTCAAGGAGCATGGCCCGTTTCGACCAGCTCGGGACGGCGGCTTGATGAAGAATGAATTCTCCTGGAATAAAG TGTCGAACATGCTGTACGTAGAATCCCCCATCTCAGTTGGGTTTTCATACTCGAATACGACTGTGGACTACGCCGATTGGAAAGATGCAGACACTG CCAGAGAAAACATGCAGTTCCTTCTCGGTTGGTTCAAAGAATATCCGAAATATAGAGACTCCGATTTCTATATAGCGGGGGAGAGCTATGCTG GCCACTATGTGCCGCCGTTTGCAGCTCTGGTAGTGGATCACAATAAGCATTCCCATGCGAATCCGATCAAGCTTAGGGGGATAGCA CTCGGCAACCCATTTCTGGATAATCATATTAGTGTAGATAGCGCCAATTTTTTGTGGTCCCATGGCGTCATTTCGGACGAGACATTCAAGTTGAAGAAGACGGTGTGCAACGACACGAGGTACTGGACGGAGGTATTCCATGACAAACTTTCAAAGGAATGCGCCATGGTATCAGCGAAGCAGGCGGAGGAAATGGGGAATTTCACTGATCCATTTGATGTGCTCGGACCTTACTGCTTCTCGGGGACTACTGCGGTGCGATCGGCTCCAAGAAGTTCGTGGGATGCGTACCATGCTAAA CTACCTTCAAGGATGGCGCTAGCCGATCCGTGCCTCGAGGATTATATAGTCTCGTACCTCAATAATCCTCGAGTGCAGGTAGCCCTCCATGCGAATAGGACGAAGCTCCCATCGGTTTGGGATATCTGTTCAAG TCCTTTTAACTTACGTGACACCGGTATAGGCGACAACATCATACCTGTTTTATCGGCTTTAATCAAGGAGCATCTGCGAGTACTCCTCTTCAG CGGGGATCAAGATTCGAGAATACCATTGACGCAGACAAGAACGATCGCCAACTTGATTGCTCGAGACTTGAAATTCTCATCCTTTGGTGGATATGCACCTTGGTACGACAGAATGCAG GTTGGTGGATGGACTCAGTCATTTGGTAGGTCAAGAAAAGGGAAGATCGCGACTCGCTTGACATTCGCCACGGTCCGAGGAGGGGCTCACGAGGTCCCATACAGTTCACCGTCGCAAGCTCTTACCTTGTTCAAGGCATTTCTCGAGGGATCCTCTCCGCCGAAAGTGCCGTTCAAGAACTGA
- the LOC115754548 gene encoding inorganic phosphate transporter 1-4-like gives MAKDQLEVLHVLDQAKTQLYHFTAVVIAGMGFFTDAYDLFCISLVTKLLGRIYYYVPGSSKPGSLPPNAASAVNGVALCGTLAGQLFFGWLGDKLGRKRVYGITLMLMVGCSIASGLSFGSSPRAVMATLCFFRFWLGFGIGGDYPLSATIMAEYSNKKTRGSFIAAVFAMQGFGILAGGTVAIVLSSIFGALYPAPPFAKDPLGSTVPQADYVWRIILMFGALPAALTYYWRMKMPETPRYTALVAKNAEKTCADMSKVLQVDIPVEKQDLESQNQGKTASFGLFSKEFLRRHGLHLLGTTSTWFLLDIAYYSQNLFQKDIFSAVGWLPAAKSMSGLGELYMISRAQTLIALCGTVPGYWFTVFLIDRIGRFTIQFVGFAFMSVFMFALAIPYHHWTLKENHIGFVVMYGLTFFFANFGPNSTTFVVPAEIFPARLRATCHGISAASGKAGAIVGAFGFLYASQSQDKAKTDPGFPAGIGMRNSLIMLAVINLLGLLLTLLVPESKGKSLEEMSQDYCEEAENNSKSEAAIV, from the exons ATGGCCAAGGATCAACTGGAGGTCCTCCATGTCTTGGACCAAGCCAAGACTCAGCTCTACCACTTCACCGCGGTGGTGATCGCCGGGATGGGCTTCTTCACCGACGCCTACGACCTCTTCTGCATATCCCTGGTCACCAAGCTCCTCGGCCGGATCTACTACTACGTGCCCGGATCTTCCAAGCCCGGCAGTCTGCCTCCCAATGCGGCGTCCGCCGTGAACGGGGTCGCCCTCTGCGGGACTCTGGCCGGCCAGCTCTTTTTTGGGTGGCTCGGGGACAAGTTAGGCCGCAAGCGTGTATACGGCATCACCCTTATGCTCATGGTGGGGTGTTCCATCGCCTCCGGTCTCTCCTTTGGGAGCTCGCCGAGGGCTGTCATGGCGACCCTTTGCTTCTTCAGATTCTGGCTAG GTTTCGGCATCGGAGGGGACTATCCTTTGTCTGCGACGATCATGGCAGAGTACTCCAACAAGAAGACCCGCGGCAGTTTCATTGCGGCGGTGTTTGCTATGCAAGGGTTCGGGATCCTCGCGGGTGGGACAGTCGCCATCGTCCTCTCCTCCATCTTCGGCGCTTTGTACCCCGCGCCGCCATTCGCCAAAGATCCCCTGGGATCCACTGTTCCTCAGGCAGACTACGTGTGGAGGATAATCCTGATGTTTGGTGCACTGCCGGCGGCTCTCACGTACTACTGGCGGATGAAGATGCCAGAGACGCCGCGCTACACCGCCTTGGTAGCGAAGAACGCCGAGAAGACCTGCGCAGACATGTCGAAGGTCTTGCAAGTCGATATCCCGGTCGAGAAGCAAGACCTCGAGAGCCAAAACCAGGGCAAAACAGCCAGTTTCGGACTCTTTTCGAAAGAGTTCCTCCGTAGACATGGCTTGCACTTGCTGGGCACAACAAGCACTTGGTTCTTGCTTGACATTGCCTACTACAGCCAAAACCTCTTCCAAAAGGACATATTCAGCGCCGTCGGATGGCTCCCTGCGGCAAAATCCATGAGCGGCCTTGGCGAGCTCTACATGATTTCCCGTGCCCAAACCCTAATCGCACTCTGCGGCACTGTCCCGGGCTATTGGTTCACGGTTTTCCTCATCGACCGCATCGGCCGGTTCACCATCCAGTTCGTCGGGTTCGCCTTCATGTCCGTGTTCATGTTTGCCCTAGCCATACCGTACCACCACTGGACCCTCAAGGAGAACCACATCGGGTTCGTGGTCATGTACGGGTTGACcttcttctttgccaatttcggGCCCAACAGCACAACCTTTGTGGTCCCGGCCGAGATCTTCCCAGCCCGGTTAAGGGCCACCTGCCACGGGATCTCGGCGGCCTCAGGGAAGGCCGGCGCGATCGTGGGGGCATTCGGGTTCTTGTACGCGTCACAGAGCCAGGACAAGGCCAAGACAGACCCGGGGTTCCCCGCCGGGATCGGGATGAGGAACTCGTTGATCATGCTCGCGGTGATTAATCTGCTGGGTTTGCTCTTGACTCTCCTCGTGCCTGAATCCAAAGGAAAATCGCTCGAGGAAATGT